The following proteins come from a genomic window of Ferviditalea candida:
- a CDS encoding IclR family transcriptional regulator, with protein sequence MRNINVKSIQSVDRAIHILNCFSFDRSQLTIDEVTQKTGLSKATAYRLLWTLEKNGLIHYDVKENVYRLGYKMLEYGGIVLENQDIRREVEPFLLELHEKIQHTVLLAVRQEDTMQYLLRYDTDEGFQPRSYVGRRRILHYGALGTIFMAYLPEEEARAIVRQYPLEAHTPNSITDEEQYFKRLKTIREQGYFIDVDETFVGFTAVSVPVMNAGGRVEAVIGIAGPSFKFVGETLQQILELTQKTAASISLRLGYVEGRF encoded by the coding sequence GTGAGAAACATCAATGTCAAATCGATCCAATCCGTTGACCGTGCAATCCATATTTTAAATTGTTTCAGTTTTGATCGAAGCCAGCTGACCATTGACGAGGTCACTCAAAAAACCGGATTATCGAAGGCGACCGCATATCGGCTGCTGTGGACTTTGGAAAAAAACGGGTTGATTCATTATGACGTAAAAGAAAACGTATATCGGCTGGGTTATAAAATGCTCGAATATGGCGGAATCGTATTGGAAAATCAGGATATTCGCAGGGAAGTCGAGCCCTTCTTGCTGGAATTGCATGAAAAGATTCAGCATACGGTTCTGTTGGCTGTCAGACAAGAGGATACCATGCAGTATTTGCTCCGATATGATACTGACGAAGGCTTTCAACCAAGATCTTATGTGGGAAGAAGACGAATTTTGCACTATGGGGCTTTAGGCACGATTTTTATGGCCTATCTCCCTGAGGAAGAAGCCCGGGCGATTGTTCGGCAGTACCCGCTGGAAGCGCATACTCCCAATTCCATTACGGATGAAGAGCAGTATTTCAAAAGATTGAAAACCATTCGAGAGCAAGGTTATTTCATTGATGTCGATGAGACGTTTGTCGGATTTACGGCGGTAAGCGTTCCTGTGATGAATGCCGGAGGGAGGGTTGAGGCGGTGATCGGCATCGCGGGACCCAGCTTTAAATTTGTGGGCGAGACTTTGCAGCAAATCCTTGAATTAACCCAAAAAACGGCTGCAAGCATTTCGCTGCGTCTCGGCTATGTGGAAGGACGCTTCTGA
- a CDS encoding DUF2231 domain-containing protein, giving the protein MTYFIRNLHFIVIHIPIAMLIFSFVFDLLALFLKKKEWHAAGLLSLVVGTLGAVAAVITGPEGERNPLFPAHELYGKITMIFFILLTSVRLWLHFRKRQQVGKSKTYLAAALVGALLVSYTGHLGGQMVHPDRSKFQNRQFREDGSRRLQRDGQPSFQQNNSTLNEQRNQKAVSGRLPQSN; this is encoded by the coding sequence ATGACTTATTTCATTCGGAACTTGCATTTTATCGTGATTCATATCCCGATTGCCATGCTCATTTTCAGCTTTGTATTCGATCTGCTTGCGCTGTTTCTCAAAAAGAAGGAATGGCATGCGGCGGGGCTGCTGTCCCTGGTCGTTGGTACCCTAGGGGCAGTTGCCGCCGTAATCACCGGACCGGAAGGGGAACGCAATCCGCTTTTTCCCGCCCATGAGCTGTATGGAAAAATAACGATGATCTTCTTTATTCTGCTCACCTCGGTGCGTTTGTGGCTGCACTTTAGAAAGCGTCAGCAGGTCGGGAAAAGCAAAACCTATTTGGCTGCGGCGCTGGTGGGAGCGCTGCTTGTTTCCTACACGGGGCATCTTGGAGGCCAGATGGTCCATCCCGACCGCAGCAAATTCCAGAACAGGCAATTCCGCGAGGACGGCAGCAGGCGGCTGCAGCGCGACGGTCAGCCTTCATTTCAGCAAAACAATTCAACCTTGAACGAACAGCGGAATCAAAAGGCCGTCAGCGGCCGCCTGCCGCAATCCAATTAA
- a CDS encoding HAMP domain-containing sensor histidine kinase: MFTKSNRRQTLLRYWTSRYLLILCIGLILIGVVSYEWITFSANEKRLEIVKWFAYEIADQVVDDNGQLNADFKLPRDLETRERLFDLKGRPVILVFDRSQSLVSKLPGQFPASEWIRQISGSLKDAKNDGQIQTGRGPQFSYVKQPIQYKQQTVGWVVIVYSQENLVKDREGIEFLLVMLSGIAFLGWAVIYLLTKKLSAPVKEVARAAKQIVAGNYDIHFDKKIKEKEIYDLTESFKNMADRLRQSEMMRTELLAGVTHELKTPVASIGGLIQAVNDEVVTGKEAREFLEISINETNKLQKMIEDLLDYNSFVVGAMKVHKQETNMNNLIQEIVYQWKIAQEQGTVRVNTHLPQTPILYSTDPVRIQQILYNLLNNAKQSFEAAGQIDVTLAETADGMRIDIKDNGPGIAAEEKDIIFERFYRGQNKKNKVRGLGLGLPFSKVIAKSLGGDVYLAESSSGGSTFTLQLTRQDELRLNSLSEFECC, translated from the coding sequence ATGTTCACGAAAAGTAACCGCCGCCAAACCCTGCTGCGCTATTGGACGTCGCGATATCTGCTGATCCTGTGCATCGGATTGATTCTGATCGGTGTCGTCTCCTACGAATGGATCACGTTCAGCGCCAATGAAAAAAGATTGGAAATCGTCAAATGGTTTGCCTATGAAATCGCCGATCAGGTCGTGGATGACAACGGACAGCTCAATGCCGATTTCAAACTCCCGAGAGATCTGGAAACAAGAGAACGCTTGTTTGACTTAAAGGGAAGACCCGTTATTCTGGTTTTCGATCGATCTCAAAGCCTCGTCTCCAAATTGCCCGGCCAATTTCCGGCAAGCGAGTGGATTCGGCAAATCTCGGGCTCATTGAAGGATGCGAAGAATGACGGGCAAATCCAAACCGGCCGCGGACCGCAGTTTTCCTATGTCAAGCAGCCCATCCAATATAAGCAGCAGACGGTCGGTTGGGTGGTGATTGTCTATTCGCAGGAAAATCTCGTCAAGGACCGGGAGGGCATTGAATTTCTGCTCGTCATGCTGTCCGGGATCGCGTTTCTCGGGTGGGCGGTCATCTATCTTTTGACCAAAAAGCTGTCCGCTCCGGTCAAAGAGGTCGCCCGGGCCGCCAAGCAAATCGTTGCGGGCAATTATGACATTCATTTTGACAAAAAAATCAAGGAAAAAGAAATATACGACTTGACGGAATCGTTTAAAAATATGGCGGATCGGCTGCGTCAATCGGAGATGATGCGGACGGAGCTGCTTGCCGGCGTGACCCACGAATTGAAGACGCCTGTAGCTTCGATCGGGGGCCTGATCCAGGCCGTCAATGATGAAGTGGTAACGGGAAAAGAAGCCCGGGAATTTCTGGAGATATCGATCAACGAAACGAACAAGCTGCAAAAAATGATTGAAGATCTGTTGGATTATAATTCGTTTGTGGTCGGAGCGATGAAGGTTCACAAGCAGGAGACCAACATGAACAATCTGATTCAGGAAATCGTGTATCAATGGAAAATTGCCCAGGAGCAGGGAACGGTTCGCGTGAACACTCATCTTCCGCAAACACCAATTCTGTATTCGACCGATCCCGTGCGCATTCAGCAAATTCTCTACAATTTGCTGAATAATGCCAAGCAGTCGTTTGAAGCCGCCGGACAAATTGACGTCACGCTAGCCGAGACGGCGGATGGAATGCGTATCGACATCAAGGACAACGGCCCGGGAATTGCTGCAGAAGAGAAGGACATCATCTTTGAACGTTTTTATCGGGGACAGAACAAAAAGAACAAAGTGAGGGGACTCGGACTCGGCTTGCCGTTCAGCAAAGTCATTGCCAAGTCGCTCGGAGGAGATGTTTATTTGGCGGAGAGTTCGAGCGGCGGGTCCACCTTCACTTTGCAATTGACCCGCCAGGATGAATTGCGCTTAAATAGCCTCTCGGAATTCGAGTGCTGCTGA
- a CDS encoding response regulator transcription factor — protein sequence MKTILVVEDELAISRVLKAYLSKAHYEVELAFNGNEALEKFNTIKPALVLLDVMLPGKDGWEVLGSIREKSSCPVIMLTALGDIDQKLDGLNQGADDYITKPFNAEEVVARVNAVLRRPTQMLEDHKTRYFGSLKVDFKSHYVSLHGIGLNFTPRDLSLLLFLADHPNQTFSREQLIEQLWGIDYEGSDRAVDLAIKRIRKILMNWPSDEGEIITQRGLGYQFHVHEK from the coding sequence ATGAAAACGATTCTGGTCGTGGAAGATGAACTGGCGATATCACGTGTGCTGAAAGCCTACCTAAGCAAAGCGCATTATGAGGTGGAGCTGGCATTTAACGGCAATGAAGCGCTGGAGAAGTTCAATACGATAAAGCCGGCACTGGTTCTGCTCGATGTGATGCTGCCCGGCAAGGACGGCTGGGAAGTGCTGGGAAGCATACGCGAGAAAAGCTCCTGCCCGGTCATCATGCTGACGGCTTTGGGCGATATCGACCAAAAATTGGACGGATTGAATCAAGGGGCGGACGATTACATCACCAAGCCTTTCAACGCCGAGGAAGTCGTGGCGCGCGTCAATGCGGTATTGCGGCGGCCGACACAGATGCTGGAGGACCATAAAACGAGATATTTCGGCAGCTTAAAGGTAGACTTCAAGTCTCATTATGTATCGCTTCACGGAATCGGGCTGAATTTCACGCCGCGGGATCTTTCGCTCTTGTTGTTCCTTGCGGATCATCCCAATCAAACATTCAGCAGAGAGCAGCTGATCGAGCAATTGTGGGGCATCGATTATGAAGGGAGCGACCGGGCGGTTGATTTGGCCATTAAGAGAATCCGCAAAATATTGATGAATTGGCCGTCCGATGAGGGCGAAATCATCACGCAGAGAGGATTGGGTTATCAATTCCATGTTCACGAAAAGTAA
- a CDS encoding ABC transporter permease translates to MNWIQGLKMAWKSIVSNKLRSFLTMLGIIIGVAAVIVLVSLGQGATASVKATVESLGTNLLTVNITGRGAQTSLTYNEAMKFADLPGVLEVSPVITGSVKAKNGTENEDVSLEGITPEYESVRNTHVQAGRFLLPIDIQFRQKVALIGTTTAQTLFGASNPLGSYILINGNKFLIVGLLETKGSSLGGNNDDRILIPITSAERLLSSKGVRQVYIQAKSAADVDTAKNALDAALQKKFRGTTANNTSNNTAGYRIFNQQDALDTVSTITQTLTLTLGGIAAISLLVGGIGIMNIMLVSVSERTREIGIRKAVGAKKRDILIQFLIESMVLGGIGGILGVGAGIGGSVLISKLLKMTAVLSFQITIIAFAFSLSVGILFGLLPANKASSLKPIEALRSE, encoded by the coding sequence ATGAATTGGATACAAGGCTTGAAAATGGCATGGAAAAGCATCGTCAGCAATAAACTGAGATCATTTCTGACCATGCTCGGCATCATCATTGGCGTTGCAGCCGTTATCGTGCTGGTATCGCTTGGACAGGGAGCCACGGCCTCAGTCAAAGCGACAGTGGAGAGCTTGGGAACCAATTTGCTGACCGTAAATATCACCGGAAGAGGCGCACAAACCTCGCTTACATACAATGAGGCCATGAAATTTGCGGATCTTCCCGGAGTATTGGAGGTTTCCCCTGTCATTACGGGATCGGTTAAAGCGAAGAACGGCACTGAAAATGAGGATGTTTCGCTGGAAGGGATTACGCCGGAATATGAATCGGTGCGCAATACGCATGTGCAGGCAGGACGTTTTCTGCTGCCGATTGATATCCAATTCCGCCAAAAGGTCGCGCTGATCGGCACAACAACCGCACAAACCCTATTCGGCGCGAGCAACCCGCTCGGCAGCTATATATTGATCAACGGAAACAAATTCCTCATTGTCGGCTTGTTGGAGACCAAAGGGAGCAGCCTTGGGGGAAATAACGACGATCGCATATTGATCCCGATCACCAGCGCGGAACGGCTTCTGTCAAGCAAAGGGGTCAGGCAGGTTTACATTCAGGCCAAATCGGCGGCCGATGTGGATACGGCCAAGAATGCTCTGGATGCCGCGCTCCAGAAGAAGTTTCGCGGAACGACCGCCAATAATACGAGCAATAATACTGCAGGCTACCGGATCTTCAACCAACAGGACGCATTGGATACGGTAAGCACGATTACCCAAACCTTGACCTTGACCTTGGGTGGAATCGCCGCCATTTCGCTGCTGGTCGGAGGAATCGGCATCATGAATATCATGCTGGTGTCGGTCAGCGAGCGAACCCGGGAGATCGGCATCCGCAAAGCGGTCGGGGCCAAAAAACGCGATATTCTCATCCAGTTTCTGATCGAATCCATGGTGCTGGGCGGAATCGGCGGAATTCTCGGCGTGGGGGCTGGAATCGGCGGTTCCGTATTGATTTCGAAATTGCTGAAAATGACTGCCGTATTGTCGTTTCAAATTACCATCATCGCTTTCGCCTTCTCCTTAAGCGTAGGCATTTTGTTCGGTCTTCTGCCGGCTAATAAAGCATCCTCGTTAAAACCGATTGAAGCGTTAAGATCCGAATAA
- a CDS encoding ABC transporter ATP-binding protein — MSSSRPLIQIKRLSRWYKMGGETVNALKGITFTINEGDFVAIIGPSGSGKSTLMNMIGCLDVANEGSYKLDGQEVGKLSDNGLAQIRNEKIGFIFQSFNLLPKLSALENVELPLIYRGVPYKQRRKQAEEALVKVGLGDRIHHRPTELSGGQQQRVAIARALAGNPPILLADEPTGALDSTTGKEIMQMIRELHAQGHTIIVITHDLSIAAQAERIIRIQDGLILEEQGVTG; from the coding sequence ATGAGCTCCTCCCGTCCGTTAATTCAAATTAAGCGGTTGTCCCGGTGGTATAAGATGGGCGGGGAAACGGTCAACGCGCTTAAAGGAATTACCTTTACCATTAATGAAGGGGATTTTGTGGCCATCATCGGTCCTTCCGGTTCAGGCAAATCGACCTTGATGAACATGATCGGTTGTCTGGATGTTGCCAATGAAGGAAGCTACAAGCTGGACGGACAGGAGGTCGGCAAGCTGTCCGATAACGGTCTGGCCCAAATCCGCAACGAGAAGATCGGATTCATTTTTCAAAGCTTCAACCTTTTGCCCAAGCTGTCCGCCTTGGAAAACGTGGAGCTGCCCTTGATCTATCGGGGTGTACCGTATAAGCAGAGGCGCAAGCAGGCGGAGGAAGCGCTTGTGAAGGTGGGTTTGGGAGACCGGATCCATCACCGCCCGACCGAGCTTTCCGGAGGACAGCAGCAGCGGGTGGCTATCGCCAGAGCCTTGGCTGGAAACCCTCCGATTCTCTTGGCGGATGAGCCGACGGGGGCATTGGATTCGACCACAGGCAAAGAAATCATGCAGATGATCCGGGAATTGCATGCACAAGGCCATACCATTATTGTCATTACCCATGATTTGTCCATCGCCGCGCAGGCCGAACGAATTATCCGGATACAGGATGGCCTGATTCTGGAGGAGCAGGGGGTGACGGGATGA
- a CDS encoding efflux RND transporter periplasmic adaptor subunit, producing MRKWIMLVSGVVIIALAVGGYQWFVKKPEKSAAPTVNTAKVKRGDLSVTVSGTGTVGPVNRQTVKVLKGGQIKEVLVQEGDAVKKGQLLCTFEAKDNSDQIQQEELNLSKARLDLADAQQQFKDQAFGSNVDDLKSNIKKLQLSVDQSLQKIQTLEADQQPSDPVVAPMDGVISTLSVDANQQLNDGGEFGVITDYQHLQVVIQVDELDISKVQKGQNVQITLDALPNQAIEGTVEKISAEGTASNGVAVFDVTISLKNVQNVRAGMTAEAEIKVADKPDALMVPIEAVHQIRGRNVVFLSNTVNTGSNTTGAPQRSPRPNGNSGAAENAGNFGNTGNSGNAESSGNAGNSGNSGTPPRNVREVQVGIHNESYIEIVSGLKEGDEVILPMVAGSSSANSNVRGAGFGGPGIGGFGGGFGGGGVRVTGGGGGSRGGGR from the coding sequence ATGAGAAAATGGATCATGCTCGTATCCGGAGTGGTTATCATTGCACTCGCAGTCGGAGGATATCAATGGTTTGTCAAAAAACCGGAAAAAAGCGCAGCCCCCACCGTAAACACGGCCAAGGTCAAGAGAGGCGATCTGAGTGTTACCGTATCCGGCACGGGAACGGTAGGACCGGTGAACCGTCAAACGGTGAAGGTATTAAAGGGAGGACAAATCAAGGAAGTGCTCGTCCAGGAAGGGGATGCCGTCAAGAAGGGTCAGCTGCTGTGCACCTTTGAAGCCAAGGATAACAGCGATCAAATCCAACAGGAGGAGCTCAATCTCTCAAAAGCCCGGCTGGATTTGGCCGATGCCCAGCAGCAATTTAAAGACCAGGCGTTCGGCAGCAATGTGGACGACTTAAAATCCAATATTAAAAAGCTGCAGCTGAGCGTTGATCAATCGCTGCAGAAAATTCAGACCCTCGAAGCCGATCAGCAGCCTTCCGATCCCGTAGTCGCCCCGATGGACGGAGTGATCTCCACGCTGAGCGTCGATGCGAACCAGCAGCTCAATGACGGGGGAGAGTTTGGCGTCATTACCGATTATCAGCATCTGCAGGTCGTGATTCAAGTGGATGAGCTGGATATCAGCAAAGTGCAGAAAGGGCAGAATGTGCAGATAACATTGGACGCCCTTCCCAATCAAGCGATTGAAGGCACAGTAGAGAAAATTTCGGCGGAGGGCACGGCCTCGAACGGTGTAGCCGTATTCGATGTCACCATCTCTCTGAAAAATGTGCAGAACGTCAGGGCGGGGATGACCGCAGAAGCGGAAATCAAGGTTGCGGATAAACCGGATGCGCTGATGGTGCCGATCGAAGCGGTTCATCAAATCCGCGGGAGAAATGTCGTATTCCTGTCGAACACGGTGAATACAGGCTCCAACACTACTGGAGCTCCCCAAAGAAGTCCTCGGCCAAATGGGAACTCCGGAGCTGCCGAAAACGCTGGAAACTTCGGAAACACTGGGAACTCCGGAAACGCCGAAAGCTCCGGAAATGCAGGCAACTCCGGAAACTCTGGAACTCCTCCCCGAAACGTCAGGGAAGTACAGGTCGGCATACATAATGAAAGCTACATCGAGATTGTTTCCGGCCTGAAAGAAGGAGATGAAGTGATCCTGCCGATGGTGGCGGGAAGCTCATCGGCGAACAGCAATGTTCGTGGAGCCGGTTTCGGCGGACCCGGTATAGGCGGATTCGGCGGCGGATTCGGCGGCGGAGGCGTAAGAGTCACCGGCGGCGGAGGCGGTTCAAGGGGTGGCGGCCGATGA
- a CDS encoding ferric reductase, whose amino-acid sequence MAEWITSLPLWGIIRVLGLISYLSLTLGVCLGIVYSFPIWKGKVKASMYKTHTFFTIAGTALGLLHGVFTVVDTYMPFSWREVLVPFAASHSPFLNGLGTLAGYGMLLLIFTSDIRNKLGKIVWRSIHLLSYPIWLMAFIHGYFLGTDSSLHDIGLMYFYSLVAIVLLTFIRFALPPGPKADPARRRADRSRRVINGRAAE is encoded by the coding sequence TTGGCTGAATGGATCACTAGCTTGCCGTTATGGGGAATCATTCGTGTATTGGGGTTGATTTCGTATCTATCCCTTACCTTGGGGGTGTGCTTGGGAATTGTATACAGCTTTCCGATTTGGAAGGGAAAAGTTAAAGCCTCGATGTATAAAACCCACACTTTCTTTACGATTGCCGGAACGGCGCTGGGTTTGCTGCACGGAGTCTTTACGGTGGTTGATACTTACATGCCCTTCTCCTGGAGGGAGGTTTTGGTTCCATTTGCCGCATCTCACTCTCCGTTTTTAAACGGACTTGGGACGCTGGCGGGATACGGCATGCTGTTGCTGATCTTCACTTCCGATATCCGGAATAAACTGGGGAAGATCGTCTGGCGGTCCATTCATTTATTATCTTATCCAATTTGGCTGATGGCTTTCATTCACGGCTATTTTCTGGGGACGGACAGCAGCCTGCATGACATCGGCTTGATGTATTTCTACTCTCTCGTGGCGATTGTGCTGTTGACTTTTATCCGGTTTGCTCTGCCTCCGGGGCCAAAGGCCGATCCGGCTCGTCGCCGAGCCGACCGTTCCAGGCGGGTAATCAACGGGCGCGCCGCAGAATAA
- a CDS encoding FAD:protein FMN transferase — MVMTTQDHQAKAQSYSFRFRAMNTEIEAFVFCTEEQVAPTQRLVFDWFQAAERRFSRFLPASELSYLNRLTGQTCLVSEAMLEVLLLAESYTRLTEGIFQPLILKALEQSGYNQSFELMEHGPNYRIQLTADRTQANDDLRIVTNSSMKSVLLPTDAKMDLGGIVKSWAVKRLAGWLQKQHGLQSGMINAGGDLAVWGRPDGGSGAWRIGIENPWKADQVIGILALDHGAVATSSKLGRQWDTEHGKMHHLIDPRSMRPSESDVLQCTVTGEDVLECEIWSKVICILGYEEGAALFTKKTSGYEALVFTEKGEVHKIGELENFQGGDNIG; from the coding sequence ATGGTTATGACGACACAGGATCATCAAGCGAAAGCCCAATCTTATTCATTCCGGTTTCGGGCCATGAATACGGAAATCGAAGCGTTTGTATTTTGCACAGAGGAACAAGTTGCTCCAACACAGCGGCTGGTCTTTGATTGGTTCCAGGCTGCCGAGCGGAGATTCAGCAGATTTCTGCCCGCCAGCGAGCTCAGTTATTTGAATCGCTTGACCGGCCAGACCTGTCTCGTCTCCGAAGCGATGCTCGAAGTGCTGCTGCTGGCAGAGTCGTATACCCGGTTAACGGAGGGAATCTTTCAGCCGTTGATCTTAAAGGCTTTGGAGCAGAGCGGATACAATCAATCTTTCGAGCTTATGGAGCATGGGCCCAATTACCGGATCCAATTGACTGCAGATCGTACGCAAGCCAATGACGACCTCAGAATCGTTACGAATTCGTCCATGAAATCCGTCCTTCTTCCAACTGATGCGAAAATGGATTTGGGCGGCATCGTCAAAAGCTGGGCGGTCAAGCGCCTGGCCGGATGGCTGCAAAAACAGCACGGCCTGCAGAGCGGCATGATCAATGCCGGCGGCGATCTTGCCGTATGGGGAAGACCGGACGGAGGCTCCGGAGCTTGGAGGATCGGAATTGAAAATCCGTGGAAGGCGGACCAGGTCATTGGCATACTCGCATTGGATCATGGAGCGGTGGCAACCTCCAGTAAACTCGGAAGGCAGTGGGATACGGAGCATGGCAAGATGCACCACCTGATTGATCCCCGATCGATGCGTCCGAGCGAGAGCGATGTGCTGCAGTGTACGGTTACCGGAGAAGACGTGTTGGAATGCGAGATATGGTCGAAGGTGATCTGCATTTTGGGATACGAAGAAGGAGCCGCCTTATTCACAAAGAAAACGAGCGGTTATGAAGCGCTTGTTTTTACCGAAAAGGGAGAAGTCCATAAAATTGGAGAACTGGAAAATTTTCAAGGGGGTGACAATATTGGCTGA
- a CDS encoding response regulator transcription factor, producing MVLPQLKGIKILLVDDEPNILRFLEIGLQNEGFEVLTAQDGLSAITLVKQFQPHIVILDVMMPGMDGFEICRMLKKTENLAVIMLTAKEEVEDRVKGLNLGADDYMVKPFSFDELLARIHARIRNHFPNMWGEVVAGPFRIDDRRKEISYEDKVLELSPTEYELLKFMAINNGLVLSKAMILDKVWGYDFNGEENIVEVYIRSLREKLNDREHRLIRTLRGSGYRIDVQ from the coding sequence ATGGTCTTGCCTCAACTTAAAGGAATCAAAATCCTTCTCGTTGACGACGAGCCGAACATACTGCGTTTTCTGGAGATCGGACTGCAAAATGAAGGATTCGAGGTATTGACGGCTCAAGACGGTCTGTCGGCGATTACGCTTGTCAAGCAATTCCAACCGCATATCGTTATCTTGGACGTCATGATGCCCGGTATGGACGGATTTGAAATTTGCCGGATGCTGAAAAAGACGGAGAATCTCGCGGTAATTATGTTAACCGCAAAGGAAGAGGTTGAAGATCGGGTCAAAGGCCTGAATTTGGGGGCCGATGATTACATGGTCAAGCCGTTCAGCTTTGACGAACTGCTGGCCCGCATCCATGCAAGGATTCGGAACCACTTTCCGAATATGTGGGGCGAAGTCGTTGCGGGACCGTTTCGCATTGACGACCGACGTAAGGAAATCAGTTACGAGGACAAGGTTCTCGAGCTGTCCCCGACGGAATACGAGCTGCTTAAATTTATGGCCATCAATAACGGTCTCGTACTGAGCAAGGCTATGATTCTGGATAAAGTGTGGGGCTATGATTTCAACGGGGAAGAAAACATTGTGGAAGTATATATCCGTTCCTTGAGGGAAAAGTTAAACGACCGTGAGCATCGGTTGATCCGCACTCTGCGCGGCTCAGGATACAGGATTGATGTGCAATGA
- a CDS encoding sensor histidine kinase, translating into MTPKKRIHLNRLLHPKSLRFQLLSRSLLILAVLLMFIGVFQYLFMRQFLYSNKASALQSQVLSIPPETWMDGNPFPGKFKDDAPRLFIPDSTIAFVSMNGDFGVLLVSPDLQTVPKFSAEYYTNAMKQRHGVNYSIIKDNTGAEQLVFLQPVGKHGRPLGIVQVSTSTRPIKVVLIRQLFIFLILSLIAMVAGLLTYLPVLKRTLVPLSNMVDTVEQINAGNLDERLPVGLGQLEIERLSVSFNNMLERLEASFNAEKEAKEQMRRFVADASHELRTPLTSIHGFLEVLLRGAAHRPDQLETALKSMYGESERINKLVQDLLLLARMDRTPSLEITEGMLDGVIHEMEPQLRLLAGERTVIFQVEPNVKARFDQDKIKQVILNLFHNAVQHTDPKQGVIRISLREAEREIELAVRDNGPGIPEEHIPHLFDRFYRIDTSRARKYGGSGLGLAITKSIVEIHGGSIHLESKAGHGSSFQVLLPKPDM; encoded by the coding sequence ATGACGCCGAAAAAACGAATCCATCTAAACAGGCTGCTTCATCCCAAATCTCTCCGCTTTCAGCTTTTATCGCGATCCTTGTTGATACTTGCCGTACTGCTGATGTTCATCGGGGTCTTTCAATATTTATTTATGCGGCAGTTTTTATACAGCAACAAGGCTTCCGCCCTTCAGAGTCAAGTGCTGTCCATCCCCCCTGAAACATGGATGGATGGCAACCCATTTCCCGGGAAATTCAAGGATGACGCTCCGCGGCTTTTTATTCCCGACTCAACCATTGCCTTTGTAAGTATGAACGGGGATTTTGGGGTGCTGCTGGTTTCCCCCGATCTCCAAACGGTCCCTAAATTCTCCGCTGAATACTATACAAACGCAATGAAGCAAAGACACGGCGTCAACTATTCGATCATTAAAGACAATACGGGGGCTGAACAGCTGGTCTTCCTCCAGCCCGTCGGCAAGCATGGCCGCCCCTTGGGGATTGTACAAGTCAGCACCAGCACACGGCCGATTAAAGTTGTGCTTATCCGGCAGTTGTTCATTTTTTTGATTCTTTCACTGATCGCGATGGTTGCCGGCCTGCTGACCTACCTGCCCGTTCTCAAAAGAACATTGGTTCCTTTATCCAATATGGTCGATACCGTTGAACAAATCAATGCAGGCAACCTTGATGAGCGTTTGCCGGTCGGTTTGGGCCAGCTGGAAATCGAGCGTCTGTCCGTTTCCTTCAATAATATGCTGGAAAGACTGGAAGCATCGTTCAATGCGGAGAAGGAAGCCAAGGAACAGATGAGGCGTTTTGTCGCCGATGCTTCGCATGAGCTTCGCACTCCGCTCACTTCCATTCACGGTTTTTTGGAGGTGCTGCTGCGCGGGGCGGCCCATCGTCCCGATCAGCTGGAAACCGCTTTAAAAAGTATGTACGGTGAATCGGAGCGGATCAATAAGCTCGTGCAGGACCTTTTGCTTCTGGCCAGAATGGACCGCACGCCATCTTTGGAAATAACCGAGGGCATGCTGGACGGGGTCATTCATGAAATGGAGCCGCAGCTTCGTCTGCTCGCCGGGGAAAGGACCGTTATTTTTCAGGTTGAGCCGAATGTTAAGGCCCGGTTTGACCAGGATAAAATCAAGCAGGTCATTTTAAATTTGTTTCATAACGCCGTTCAGCATACGGATCCGAAACAAGGCGTCATCCGGATATCGCTCCGGGAAGCCGAACGCGAAATTGAACTGGCCGTCCGCGATAACGGGCCAGGCATTCCTGAAGAGCATATTCCGCATTTATTCGATCGGTTTTATCGAATCGACACGTCGCGTGCCCGAAAATACGGCGGATCCGGCCTCGGGTTGGCCATCACGAAGTCGATCGTGGAAATTCACGGCGGCTCGATTCATTTGGAAAGCAAGGCGGGTCATGGAAGTTCCTTTCAAGTGCTGCTTCCCAAACCGGATATGTAG